TCTTCGGCGTACTGCTTGGCTTCGATAAGCTCGCCTTGGGCATACTTCACCTTTACGGATACCGGATTGACGCATACCACTTCCTCGATGTCCTGACCGGAAGTTGCATATCGCTTGAAGCCGACGGCATCGCCTTTGACCAGCAACTGAAGAATCATGTCCTTTATGAACTCCGAGACATCGAGTCGCCATGCAGCGTTGACTGCATCATCTTTCAGCGTCTCGTCATCGCTGGTGATTTTGATCTCATCCCCGACCGCAAAGGTGCGCCATGAATTGACGCAGTTCTTTACCAGCGGCTCTTCGACATAGTATTCCCAAGCCTTTCTGGCTCGCTCTTCCCATGTGGCCGGAACCGCGTCCGAAGCGTTCACCTTGCTAAAGGCAGATGCGTCGAGGGCTGCCGCTGCGGCCATGGGCACAATGGCGTATCCATTGGATTCGTTGTCAGGCTGCTCGGTATCTGGCTGGGCGTTTGTATCCACGTAATCCTCTCGGGTTATTTCCGGTTTAACTGCCGCACATCTCCCCGCTGTGGGGCGATCACGGCAACACAGGGGTTACTTACCGGAGGGAGAGGAAAAACGTCGGGAAGGCGGGTTAAATAAAGACCGGCTCTGTCAGAACAGGTTTGAGCCAGACGGTCTCCTCACCGGCAAGGTCGAGGTTGCCTTGCTCCCGAATGAGCATGGCACAGCGGACCGCGTCGATGATGTGGTCGTTGCCTTTGGAGTAGATGATCTTACCGTCCCGCAGGGTGTACGTCTGGGTGGTGAACTGGTCTTCAATTTCCAGATCGTCTGACGGGAAGATGATCTGTTTGCGCTGGAGGGCACCGTTAATCAGGCTGGTCATCAGCTCTTTTGTCCGCTTCTTGATCTCCTTGCCATCGCGGATGGTGAGCCGGGTCATACCGCCGAAGTCGAAGCCTTTCAATCTGCCTCCCAGTTCCAGCTCTTTGTATTTGTCGAGAGTCAGCAGTTCCTGCACCACGGCCAGACCGTTGCCTCCATTGTCCACGCCGATTCCCGCCGGAGTGAAATAGCGCTCGAGCAGTGCGATGGTCTGGGCAATGTGCGGATACGAAACATGCTCCATGTGAATACGCAGCACCAGCTTCAGGATGCTGCGATCACCCACCTCGGCTTCCTGAAAGATAACCAGCTCGGTCGGGTCATTGGTATATCCAAGGTCACCGCCAATCCAGAATAACCCGGTTCGGGGCGTGAGGTTGAGCAGCAGTTCAAGCCGGTCATAGGCAGCTTCCTCCGTTTCACAATCACGCAGCTCGGTATCGGTAATGGTGACCTTCTGATATTCCAGTAATTCCTGTCGGCAGAGATTGAACTGCTCCACGTTGAACGTCCCGTATGAGGGTTTTCCGTGTTCCCCGGCAACCTCATGCTGCCAGCCCGAGGTGTCTTTGCCGCCATAAAACTCCAGCAGCTCCGATTCACGTTCAGCGGTCCAGAACGGGTTGAGCCATGAAGCCCAGCGGAACACCTTGAATTGTTCCGACAGGGTCAGCCGATAGTAGGTGGTGTTTCGCAGGCCATTGGGGGTGGAATAGATTTTCAGGCGGCCGCCTGTTTTCAAGCATTGTCTGAGCGCCTTCCATGCACGCTCGGAAAGCCACGCGCCTTCATCTACCCAAACCCGGTCTACATGAAGCGAGCGGAATGCATCGCCATACGCACCAGCCGGACGGAAATAGATCACGGAGCCATTGGTAAACTCCAGTCGGAAGTATGGCTTCCGGGTTATTTTGGGTTTACCGTATTTCGAGATGGCAATGCTGTTCATCAAGTCTTCATTGTGATCCAGCTGGTACTCAAGTTCTTCGATTACTGTGTCAAGATGTCCCTGATGAGGAGCGGCAATCAATCCCTTTCCGCCGCGAGTCGTGAAGGCATAGTGCAGTGCATCCGTTGAGAGCACGATCGACTTGCCAACATCACGGCCATCGAGGTGGATGATGTTTTTGTGGGAGCAGCGGAGATCTTCCTTCTGATGGTCCCAATACGACCGTGCCGAACCGTCGCGGTTGTAGAGATATGCTTGTCCCCACAAAACCGGGTCACGGAGTGTTTCGGCCAGTCTGCGCTCCTTATCAGAGACACCCATCAATTCATTCCTTTGCGGATGGCAATTCCAAGAACCGAGGAGATCAGCTCTGTGAGGATCTGCTGGACCGCCAATGTGTTCGTCCTGTTACTGACAGCCTCCTCGATATCCAGAATGGCCTGATCGAGCTCCTGCCATTCCACGTATTTCTGCCGGGCGGCTTCCATACGTTCGAATGCGTCATCTATGCGCCCGGCCGCCAGCTCAGAGCCGATATCGACCAGTGCCTGTCCGGCCTCCCGGATCGCATCGCTGTTTTGTTCGAGTATTTGTTTCATTGTTCACTGTCCTCCGGATTTGTGTTCGCCCAGCTATCCAGTGAATCAATGGCCTTCTGCAGACGCAGGCCGATTCCGACCAGACGCTCCGCATCCGGGTGGTTGGATTCAACCAGAGCTTTGTTTGCCTCCCGGACATATTCCGGGGTGTAGCGGTTCAGGGTGGATGTTGCCGACTGAATCTGCTCAGGCGGTCTGTACGTGGCGCAGCCAGCAACCATACCGGCCAGCGTCAATGGGATTACCCATTCGAGTGCTTTCTTTAACATGTTGCGCTCCTTTGTTTTAGGGCTGTCGTTTTAATGCAGAAACATCTCTGCAAATACTTGATTTCCAAGAGGATATAAGCGTCATTGGACATGACGCGGGACGGTCCCGCAGAACTATAAACCGAAGCAGGAGACGCCCCATGAAACAGGTAAAAAACAGTGACGACGCCAGAACAGCCTACAAAAAGCGCCAGGACAACATTGCCGAGTACATCCAGCAGATTCAGCAGAAGCTGGCCGCAGATGCCGGGCAATCGAATATCAACTGGGCGCATGTCGGGTCGCTCGGGCATGTCGAAGAGCTGCTCCAGCAGATCGAGGGACATCTGTCCCGTTAATAACCGCCCCTTCGGGGCTTTCTGGGTTAAGCCACCAGCTTCACAAACAAAGGAGTTAATGCCATGACAGAAATGACCATCCATGAAACCACAGCCGCCTTCATCAACCATCTTCGGGAGAACGGCAAAAAGGAGCGGACGCTCTACACCTACCGGAAGGACCTCGATCTCATCGAGGGATACTTCGGCAAAGACAAGAAGCTTCAGGAGCTGCGTATCACGCAGGTTGGAAAGTTCCTCAAATGCGATGCGCTGCTGAAGCTCGGAAACGGCAATGCCCGGGCCGAAAGAACCGTCGCCAAGACCATCCGCGTGTTCCGGATGATGCTGGTCTGGGCCAAGGATTCCGGATTTATCGATGAGCTGCCGCTGCCCAAGAGCACCCCGATGGGACACAGCAAGCAGACGGAGGTGACCGATGCCGAACAGCAGTGATCGACTGGAAGCGGCCATAGAGCGGTTCTGTGCCCACCTGTCGGCCGAAAACAAAGCGGAAGGGACTGTGACCGCATACCGGCGGGATCTGCGACTGGTGGCCTGTGTGGCCGAATCCTTCCAGCCCGGACTCTGCTGCCAAGATGTGACACCCGGCCTGCTGGATCGGGCTTTATCCTCGCCAGAGATTTTGACCACAAACTCGGGAGCACGATCCCCGGCATCGGTGCATCGGTTGAAGGCGGCGGTCCGTTCCTTCTTCACTTGGACTACCGATGCCGGGCTTACATCTGAAAACCCGGCCCGGGCGGTTCGCATGAAAAGGCTGGCGCAGAAGCCGCCGGTGTTTCTTACGGCTTCAGAAAAGAAGGCATTGCTGAAAGAGGTAAAAGGCCGCACGGGCTTTGCCGGAATGCGTGATCGGGTCATGATCGAAGTCCTGCTCGGCACCGGTATCCGCATCGGTGAGCTTGAAGCGCTGGACACAGATGATATCGACCTCGATGCAAAGCATCTGAGAGTCAGAGCCAAAGGGAATGTGGTGCAGGTCAAGTTCATAAAAACCGACCTCCGAATCCTGCTGAAAAGATATTTGAAAGAACGATCCCGGCAAAGCACAACGCCATGCAGCGCACTGTTTCTGTCCAATAGAGGAACACGTCTTTGCCAGCGGCAGATAGCCAACCGGATAGCCTTGTGGCTGAAGAAAGCCGGTATTGAAAAGAACCTGACTCCGCATGGCCTGCGACATACCTTTGCAACCCACCTTTACGGGGCCACCAGTGACCTGCTTGTCGTGCAGAGGGCGCTGGGGCACCGGGATATTTCAACGACCCAGATTTACACTCACCTTGTCGATGGTCAGCTTGAGGATGCTCTTGAAAGACTGTGACAGCATCCTTGACCTGAACATCCGGAGCGGCTCCTGCTGCTCCTTTTTCGTTCCCGGGCCGCATATTAAAATTGCGGCATATGCCGTTATGCGCGAACAAGGCCATACAGGCCACTTTGGGATTTATGGCGTTATGTGCGCATAAGCCAATAAAGTTGATTTTCTTATGTATGGTCTTATGCGCATAGGATTGGAGGGAACCGATGCTGAACCGATGGTTCGCACCTTTCATTTGAGAAATTTTACTTAACTGAAATTTCCGGGAACACGTCTTATCTGAAATTCCTGTCATCTTGAGCCTCCATAACTGCCTAATCCTTCGCGCTCTTTCTTTTCGAGGCTCTGGTGTTATCTGAACTTTTTTTCGGCTTTTTCACGGAAGCGGTCTTCTGGGCGGCGGCTTCACTCACTTTTTCAAGAAGAGCGGAGGCCCATTCGGCAGGAGACGTCTGCGGACCTTTCGGCTCCTCACCCTCGCGGGCAATCTTGGTGGTCTTGAGATCCTTCATGTGACAGCGGATCATCCGGTCGAGACTTTCGGCGGCCTGTGTGTTTCCTTCGATCTGTGCCCGGACCAGCTTTACCGAGTAGATGCCCACCAGCTCGACCTGCAGAAAGTCGCTGGATTTGTTGAACTGAAAGTCCTCGTGCAGCTTTTCGATGATGCTGTCGAACATGACCTTTTCTTCCGGAGTCAGGCAGCGGTCGGCAAAGATGCCATGCTTGAGCGTGCGAAGGTTTCCTTCTTTAGCTCCCGCTTTGCTCTTTGCCTGATCATGGTCTGTCCGGCCCTCATTCCGATGCCAGCGATCCAGATTCTGTTCGTCTTTTTTTGTAACGCCCAAGGCTCATCTCCGGTTTATCAATTTTGTTTCCAAATTTCGGGGTTCGGGGCGGAAGGCAGATTTAGCCCGTTTTCCCGAACCACAAGCCTTACATACCGGAAGAGTCCTCAACCTGTCGGGCGTCGGTTTCCTTTCTGTGGTCCGCGAGGATCTGATTGACCCTACGACGTGTGATACCGGCAAGGCTGGCAATTTCATCGGTTTCGATTCCCTGACTTTTGAGGGCGATAACCAGCTGTCTGCGCTCCTTGTAAAAGCTGCCCGGTGCGGGAATCCAAAGGATGCCGGAATGATGCTTCTGCACTTCCTTGAGAAGCTCTCTCGGGAGGATGTGTTCGGCATTGGCGTATTTCTTAATGCTCATGATTGTTCTCCACTTTCTTTAGCCACGGCTGCGGAACATCCGGGTTATGAAACCTGAGCGTGCTGGGGCGCGGGGTGTCCGGGCTGTGGATAATTTCGATATTCTTTTCTGTTACGGCACCAATCTTTCGATCACCGCCGACAAAGCAGACCAGCCCGTAATCCTGACCGCAGGGGAACCGATATCGTCCCTGATTCTGGTAAAGCCTGGCTTCAGACCATTTCTTGGACATGGCTTCCTCCTTGATTGCATCAACTTTGGCCAATGCTTCCGCACTGACTTGCTCTATACAATTCCAAGCTTCTTCTGGCGGATAAATCCAGTTGTTCTTGGGAGGTTCTGCAGGTTTCTCAGGTTTTGCCGGAACATGACGGGGAGCTTGGTAATTCTGTGGGCTGAACTGCCGGGATGCCTGCTGTAGAGATTCCTTGCCGAATTTCTGAACGGCATATTCCTGAAGCGGGTTGAATCGGCTTTTCAGGCTTTCCCATGTTGATTCAGGAAGCTTACCGGCTTTGAAAGTGGACTGGGCTGCCAGCATGCGTGACCGGAGCCATGCGAAATACTCCGGCTCGAGACGTCGATAGATTTTGCCATTGTATTCAACGTCACTGGCGGACGTGACGGCCCAGTCGAATTGTGCGGTATCCAGATCGGTGGATACAAAAAGATCGGGCTCCGGTGCGCTGCTGTCATTTTCAGCAGGCGGAGCAGCTTGTTGGGAAGGCTC
The window above is part of the Desulfatibacillum aliphaticivorans DSM 15576 genome. Proteins encoded here:
- a CDS encoding terminase large subunit domain-containing protein — encoded protein: MGVSDKERRLAETLRDPVLWGQAYLYNRDGSARSYWDHQKEDLRCSHKNIIHLDGRDVGKSIVLSTDALHYAFTTRGGKGLIAAPHQGHLDTVIEELEYQLDHNEDLMNSIAISKYGKPKITRKPYFRLEFTNGSVIYFRPAGAYGDAFRSLHVDRVWVDEGAWLSERAWKALRQCLKTGGRLKIYSTPNGLRNTTYYRLTLSEQFKVFRWASWLNPFWTAERESELLEFYGGKDTSGWQHEVAGEHGKPSYGTFNVEQFNLCRQELLEYQKVTITDTELRDCETEEAAYDRLELLLNLTPRTGLFWIGGDLGYTNDPTELVIFQEAEVGDRSILKLVLRIHMEHVSYPHIAQTIALLERYFTPAGIGVDNGGNGLAVVQELLTLDKYKELELGGRLKGFDFGGMTRLTIRDGKEIKKRTKELMTSLINGALQRKQIIFPSDDLEIEDQFTTQTYTLRDGKIIYSKGNDHIIDAVRCAMLIREQGNLDLAGEETVWLKPVLTEPVFI
- a CDS encoding tyrosine-type recombinase/integrase, whose translation is MPNSSDRLEAAIERFCAHLSAENKAEGTVTAYRRDLRLVACVAESFQPGLCCQDVTPGLLDRALSSPEILTTNSGARSPASVHRLKAAVRSFFTWTTDAGLTSENPARAVRMKRLAQKPPVFLTASEKKALLKEVKGRTGFAGMRDRVMIEVLLGTGIRIGELEALDTDDIDLDAKHLRVRAKGNVVQVKFIKTDLRILLKRYLKERSRQSTTPCSALFLSNRGTRLCQRQIANRIALWLKKAGIEKNLTPHGLRHTFATHLYGATSDLLVVQRALGHRDISTTQIYTHLVDGQLEDALERL